In a single window of the Leisingera daeponensis DSM 23529 genome:
- a CDS encoding MalY/PatB family protein codes for MDFDTIIDRRGTRSSKWDKMETLFGVSPQDGLAMWTADSDYQTAPCVIEAVKKAAEHGVFGYSWQHPEYLQAVQWWMKTRHSWDIETDWVLTTQGLGNAIALSLDVWSRPGDGVVIFSPVYHEFAHKVNKAGRTVTECPLARDGDTYNLDLDDAQSRLNGTEKLLLWCSPQNPSGRVWTPEELRAVAAFAQRNDLILVSDEIHHDLVYPGSTFVPMDAAAPEARAWTVTLTAASKTFNIAGQRTGNMIIPDPELRAAMRQRLNTLDYDPSALGVAMITAAYSPEGAEWVDAQIAHLEGNRKLFDDAVNALPGLKSLPLQSTYLAWVDFSGTGMSRAEFIKRLREDAKIATSPGDGFGTGGEFMERFNLATQRARVEEACRRLTAAFSDLQ; via the coding sequence ATGGATTTTGACACGATCATCGACCGCCGCGGCACCCGCAGTTCGAAATGGGACAAGATGGAGACGCTGTTCGGCGTGTCCCCGCAGGACGGTCTGGCGATGTGGACCGCGGACTCCGACTATCAGACCGCGCCCTGTGTCATCGAGGCCGTGAAAAAGGCCGCAGAGCATGGTGTCTTCGGATACTCCTGGCAGCACCCGGAATACCTGCAGGCGGTTCAATGGTGGATGAAGACCCGCCACAGCTGGGACATCGAAACCGATTGGGTGCTGACCACCCAAGGCCTGGGCAACGCCATCGCGCTGAGCCTGGATGTCTGGAGCCGGCCCGGCGACGGCGTAGTCATTTTCTCGCCCGTCTACCATGAGTTTGCCCACAAGGTGAACAAGGCCGGACGCACGGTCACCGAATGCCCGCTGGCGCGGGATGGCGACACCTACAATTTGGACTTGGACGATGCCCAGTCGCGGCTGAACGGAACCGAGAAACTGCTGCTGTGGTGCTCGCCGCAGAACCCCTCGGGCCGGGTCTGGACCCCGGAGGAGCTGCGCGCGGTAGCAGCATTTGCCCAGCGCAATGATCTGATCCTGGTCTCTGACGAGATCCATCACGATCTGGTCTATCCCGGCAGCACCTTCGTTCCGATGGATGCAGCGGCGCCCGAGGCGCGCGCCTGGACCGTGACCCTGACTGCCGCCTCCAAGACCTTCAACATCGCCGGGCAGCGGACTGGCAACATGATCATTCCGGACCCGGAGCTGCGCGCCGCGATGCGCCAGCGGCTGAACACACTGGATTACGACCCGAGCGCGCTTGGCGTCGCCATGATCACCGCGGCCTACTCCCCCGAGGGCGCCGAATGGGTGGATGCCCAGATCGCCCACCTGGAGGGCAACCGCAAACTGTTCGACGATGCGGTCAACGCGCTGCCGGGACTTAAGTCCCTGCCGCTGCAATCCACCTATCTGGCCTGGGTCGATTTCTCCGGCACCGGCATGAGCCGCGCGGAATTCATCAAGCGGCTGCGCGAGGATGCCAAAATCGCCACCTCGCCCGGCGATGGCTTTGGCACCGGCGGCGAGTTCATGGAACGCTTCAACCTGGCCACCCAGCGCGCCCGCGTCGAAGAGGCCTGCCGCCGCCTGACCGCGGCTTTCTCGGACCTGCAATAG
- a CDS encoding L,D-transpeptidase family protein, translating to MRRLLRLLALVILTGAAWMAWQAFAPRPVPPQATAVDRIDRILIEKSARRLTASRGGETVLEFPIALGFEPAGDKIQEGDGKTPEGTFRIDRRNPNSAYHLSLGIDYPRPGDRARARAAGVSPGGDIFIHGQPNSLGNLITLPGDWTAGCIAVSNDQMETLWRLAEIGTEVEIRP from the coding sequence ATGAGACGCCTGCTGCGCCTGCTGGCGCTGGTTATTCTGACCGGCGCCGCCTGGATGGCCTGGCAGGCCTTCGCTCCGCGCCCCGTTCCGCCGCAGGCCACGGCGGTGGACCGGATCGATCGCATCCTGATCGAGAAATCCGCCCGCCGCCTGACCGCGAGCCGCGGCGGCGAGACGGTGCTTGAGTTCCCTATCGCGCTGGGTTTCGAACCGGCTGGCGACAAAATTCAGGAAGGCGACGGCAAAACCCCTGAGGGCACCTTCAGGATCGACAGGCGCAACCCCAACAGCGCCTATCACCTGTCCCTGGGGATCGACTACCCGCGGCCCGGGGACCGCGCCCGCGCGCGGGCTGCAGGTGTCAGCCCCGGCGGCGATATCTTCATTCACGGGCAGCCGAATTCGCTGGGAAACCTGATCACCTTGCCCGGCGACTGGACCGCTGGCTGCATCGCCGTCAGCAATGACCAGATGGAAACGCTGTGGCGTCTGGCAGAGATCGGAACAGAAGTGGAAATCCGCCCCTGA
- a CDS encoding glutathione S-transferase family protein yields MGLLVDGKWHDQWYDTDSTGGAFKRSESQFRNWVIADGSAGPSGEGGFPAESGRYHLYVSLACPWAHRTLIFRKLKGLEEHISVSAVHPDMLGEGWTFETDSHGATGDSLFGSSHLHQIYTRADSGYTGRVTVPVLWDKVQNTIVSNESAEIIRMFNSAFDGITGNTDDYWPEELREPIEAVNARVYSTVNNGVYKCGFATSQEAYDDAVEPLFESLDWLEDLLSQHRYLLGGRITEADWRLFTTLLRFDPVYHVHFKCNRKRLVDYPNLWAFTRELYQWPGVAETVGMHHIVRHYYYSHDTINPHRIIPFNPEIDWMEPHRRG; encoded by the coding sequence ATGGGCTTACTGGTCGACGGAAAATGGCATGATCAGTGGTATGATACCGATTCCACCGGCGGCGCCTTCAAACGCAGCGAATCGCAGTTCCGCAACTGGGTCATCGCCGACGGCAGCGCCGGCCCCTCGGGCGAGGGCGGCTTTCCGGCGGAAAGCGGGCGCTATCACCTGTACGTCTCGCTTGCTTGCCCCTGGGCGCACCGCACCCTGATCTTCCGCAAATTGAAGGGGCTGGAAGAGCATATCTCCGTCTCTGCCGTGCATCCCGACATGCTGGGCGAGGGCTGGACATTTGAAACCGACAGCCACGGCGCCACCGGCGATTCCCTGTTCGGCAGCTCCCACCTGCACCAGATCTATACCCGCGCCGATTCCGGTTACACCGGCCGGGTGACGGTGCCAGTGCTGTGGGACAAGGTGCAGAACACGATCGTCTCCAACGAAAGCGCCGAGATCATCCGAATGTTCAATTCGGCCTTCGACGGGATCACCGGCAATACCGACGACTACTGGCCGGAGGAGCTGCGCGAGCCGATCGAGGCGGTAAACGCCCGCGTCTACAGCACGGTGAACAACGGCGTCTACAAATGCGGCTTTGCCACCTCGCAGGAGGCCTATGACGACGCCGTAGAGCCGCTTTTCGAAAGCCTGGACTGGCTGGAAGATCTGCTGTCGCAGCACCGCTATCTTCTGGGCGGCCGTATCACCGAAGCCGACTGGCGGCTGTTCACCACCCTGCTGCGGTTTGACCCGGTCTACCACGTGCATTTCAAATGCAACCGCAAGCGGCTGGTGGATTACCCGAACCTTTGGGCCTTCACCCGCGAGCTGTACCAATGGCCCGGCGTGGCAGAGACCGTGGGCATGCACCACATCGTGCGCCACTATTATTACAGCCATGACACCATCAACCCGCACCGGATCATTCCGTTCAATCCAGAGATTGACTGGATGGAACCGCACCGCCGCGGCTGA
- a CDS encoding threonine-phosphate decarboxylase, with the protein MPDRPLDNAPPPRDHGGNLSAAMAEFGGTRSGWMDLSTGINPHPYPLPDFTAGDWGALPDADALAELEHAARAFWNIPEQAAVLAAPGASALIAVLPALAAPRWVQITKPTYNEHAAAFEAHGWMIRDKGPAEARVVVHPNNPDGRLWSEEQLTSPLTIIDESFCDVCPDQSLIRMAARPGVIVLKSFGKFWGLAGMRLGFAIGDPELIAKLSSWQGPWAVSGPALRTGALALQDRSWAEETRMRFRQDAARLDELVLAKGASLAGGTDLFRLYTVEDAAAWQRQLARAHIWSRIFPYSQTFLRLGLPPSDGWERLEAAL; encoded by the coding sequence ATGCCAGACCGCCCGCTTGATAACGCTCCTCCGCCCCGCGATCACGGCGGCAACCTCAGCGCGGCGATGGCCGAATTCGGCGGCACCCGCAGCGGCTGGATGGACCTGTCGACGGGCATCAACCCGCATCCCTACCCGCTGCCGGACTTCACCGCAGGCGATTGGGGGGCGCTCCCCGATGCCGATGCCTTGGCAGAGCTCGAGCACGCGGCCCGTGCCTTCTGGAACATCCCTGAGCAGGCGGCCGTCCTTGCCGCGCCGGGCGCGTCGGCGCTGATCGCGGTCCTGCCGGCCCTCGCCGCGCCGCGCTGGGTGCAGATCACCAAACCCACCTACAATGAACATGCTGCCGCCTTTGAGGCTCATGGCTGGATGATCCGCGATAAAGGCCCAGCCGAAGCCCGCGTCGTCGTGCACCCGAACAATCCGGACGGCCGCCTGTGGAGCGAAGAGCAGCTCACCTCGCCGCTCACCATCATCGACGAAAGCTTCTGCGATGTGTGCCCGGATCAAAGCTTGATCCGCATGGCCGCCCGCCCCGGCGTTATCGTTCTGAAAAGTTTCGGCAAGTTTTGGGGTCTTGCGGGGATGCGGCTTGGGTTTGCCATCGGCGACCCCGAATTGATCGCCAAGCTTTCCTCCTGGCAGGGCCCCTGGGCTGTCTCAGGCCCTGCGTTGCGAACCGGCGCGCTGGCCTTGCAGGACCGCTCCTGGGCCGAAGAAACCCGCATGCGCTTTAGACAGGATGCGGCACGGCTGGATGAGCTGGTGCTGGCCAAGGGTGCCAGCTTGGCCGGCGGCACCGACCTGTTCCGGCTTTACACGGTGGAAGATGCCGCCGCCTGGCAGCGCCAGCTGGCCCGCGCCCATATCTGGAGCCGCATTTTCCCCTATTCCCAAACCTTCCTGCGCCTGGGCCTGCCGCCTTCGGACGGCTGGGAGCGGCTGGAGGCGGCGTTATGA
- the cbiB gene encoding adenosylcobinamide-phosphate synthase CbiB, producing the protein MTTASMLVFALLLDAALGEPDWLWSRVTHPAVLMGKAVGALDRKLNSGVNRRAKGVLAVLALVLGGYFAGKLLALPGALVEILVAAVLIAQRSLTEHVAAVAKGLRSSLAEGREAVAMIVSRDTAAMSAPQVARSAIESGSENLSDGVIAPAFWFLIAGLPGLIIYKAINTADSMIGYRNDRYKDFGWAAARLDDLLNLIPARLTGLLIALAGGQLRHWKDIAADARKHRSPNAGWPEAAMARALDTALAGPRSYDGKMRDFPWVHAEGAKSASAETITRSVSLLWKTWAITLALTIAIAAFF; encoded by the coding sequence ATGACCACCGCGTCGATGCTGGTTTTTGCCCTTTTGCTGGATGCCGCATTGGGCGAACCGGACTGGCTGTGGTCCCGCGTGACCCACCCGGCCGTTCTGATGGGCAAGGCCGTTGGCGCCCTCGACCGCAAGCTCAACTCTGGCGTCAACCGCCGCGCCAAGGGCGTGCTGGCGGTGCTGGCGTTGGTCCTGGGCGGTTACTTTGCGGGTAAATTGCTGGCGCTGCCGGGGGCGCTGGTGGAAATCCTGGTGGCTGCCGTTCTGATCGCACAGCGGTCGTTGACCGAACACGTCGCCGCGGTCGCCAAGGGCCTGCGCAGCAGCCTGGCAGAAGGCCGGGAGGCGGTGGCAATGATCGTCAGCCGCGACACCGCCGCCATGTCCGCGCCGCAAGTTGCCCGCTCCGCCATTGAAAGCGGCTCGGAAAATCTGTCGGACGGTGTTATCGCACCCGCCTTCTGGTTCCTGATTGCCGGTCTGCCGGGGCTGATCATCTATAAGGCGATCAATACCGCCGACAGCATGATCGGCTACCGCAATGACCGCTACAAGGACTTCGGCTGGGCCGCTGCCCGGCTGGACGACCTCCTGAACCTGATCCCGGCGCGGCTGACCGGTTTGCTGATCGCCTTGGCCGGCGGCCAGCTGCGCCACTGGAAAGATATCGCCGCCGACGCCCGTAAGCACCGCTCGCCCAACGCCGGCTGGCCCGAGGCTGCGATGGCGCGCGCGCTGGACACTGCCCTCGCCGGTCCGCGGTCCTATGACGGCAAGATGCGCGACTTCCCCTGGGTCCACGCCGAGGGCGCCAAAAGCGCCAGCGCCGAAACCATAACCCGCTCCGTCTCCCTGCTTTGGAAAACATGGGCAATAACCCTGGCCCTGACCATTGCCATCGCCGCATTTTTCTAG
- a CDS encoding lytic murein transglycosylase, whose product MRLLPFALAVSLLPAAAAAQCGGGFQNFVKLLKDEAVQAGYGVTTVNAFFDGTRQNRRVLEADRAQGVFQKPFIDFSRRLISQDRLRRGLQMSKKHDSTFQRIESTYGISRGVLLAFWALETDYGGYQGDFNTRDALVTLAHDCRRPELFRPQVFAALEMYRQGNFDPKRTTGAWAGEIGMVQMLPSDILEHGVDADGDGKVSLKTSAADALMSGARMLSHLGWQPGQPWLQEVTIPDGMDLSLTGTARKKTVADWRALGVAARDGSLPDPSMRASLLLPQGHKGPAFLAYPNFDVYFEWNQSFTYALTAAYFANRLEGADVYEAGRPESGLSGTQMKQLQEKLQARGHNVGDIDGILGARTRLAVQKEQARLGLPADAWPTPTLLKKL is encoded by the coding sequence ATGCGCCTATTGCCCTTTGCCCTCGCGGTGAGCCTGCTGCCCGCAGCGGCGGCGGCCCAATGCGGCGGCGGCTTTCAGAATTTCGTCAAGCTATTGAAAGACGAGGCGGTGCAGGCCGGCTACGGCGTGACCACGGTCAACGCCTTCTTTGACGGCACCCGCCAGAACCGCCGGGTGCTTGAGGCAGACCGGGCCCAGGGTGTGTTTCAGAAACCCTTCATCGACTTTTCCCGCCGCCTGATCTCGCAGGACCGCCTGCGGCGCGGCCTGCAGATGTCGAAAAAACACGACAGCACCTTCCAGCGCATCGAAAGCACCTATGGCATCAGCCGTGGCGTGCTGCTGGCCTTCTGGGCGCTGGAAACCGATTACGGCGGCTATCAGGGCGATTTCAACACCCGCGACGCACTGGTGACGCTGGCTCACGACTGCCGCCGCCCGGAGCTGTTCCGCCCGCAGGTCTTTGCCGCGCTGGAGATGTACCGGCAGGGCAATTTCGACCCCAAGCGCACCACCGGCGCCTGGGCGGGAGAGATCGGCATGGTGCAGATGCTGCCTAGCGACATCCTGGAGCACGGCGTCGATGCGGACGGCGACGGCAAGGTCAGCCTGAAAACCTCTGCCGCCGATGCGCTGATGTCGGGCGCCCGGATGCTGTCGCACCTGGGCTGGCAGCCGGGGCAGCCCTGGCTGCAGGAAGTCACCATACCTGACGGGATGGACCTGTCGCTGACCGGAACCGCCCGCAAGAAGACCGTGGCAGACTGGCGCGCGCTTGGCGTCGCAGCGCGGGACGGCAGCCTGCCGGATCCGTCCATGCGCGCCTCCCTGCTGCTGCCGCAGGGGCACAAGGGGCCGGCCTTCCTCGCCTACCCCAACTTTGACGTCTATTTCGAGTGGAACCAAAGCTTCACCTATGCGCTGACCGCCGCCTATTTCGCCAACCGGCTGGAGGGCGCGGATGTCTATGAGGCCGGCAGGCCCGAAAGCGGGCTGAGCGGCACGCAGATGAAGCAGCTGCAAGAGAAACTGCAGGCGCGCGGCCACAATGTCGGGGATATCGACGGCATCCTCGGCGCCCGCACCCGGCTTGCCGTGCAGAAAGAGCAGGCCCGCCTTGGCCTGCCCGCCGACGCATGGCCAACCCCGACGCTGCTGAAAAAGCTTTAG
- a CDS encoding YbjN domain-containing protein, which translates to MSIVKAFAACVALVLPAAASAQNVVASTGDSVADFFKDEGAKVELTTDSVGDPNVKVEYYGSDFSVYYYGCGNNTDCSAIQFFSGYQTDGSVRLAKINEWNTENRFARGYISEEGAARIEMDVFLGADGMSPDDFAQTVSLWTRAMQDFEEFIGW; encoded by the coding sequence ATGAGTATAGTTAAGGCATTTGCCGCCTGCGTGGCGCTGGTTCTGCCTGCGGCGGCGTCGGCCCAGAATGTGGTCGCCTCGACCGGCGACAGCGTGGCTGATTTCTTTAAGGACGAGGGTGCCAAGGTGGAACTGACCACCGACAGCGTCGGGGATCCGAACGTCAAGGTCGAGTATTACGGCAGCGACTTTTCGGTCTATTACTACGGCTGCGGCAACAACACCGATTGCAGCGCCATCCAATTCTTTTCGGGCTACCAGACCGATGGCAGCGTGCGCTTGGCCAAGATCAACGAGTGGAACACCGAAAACCGCTTTGCCCGCGGCTATATCTCCGAGGAGGGTGCCGCGCGGATCGAGATGGATGTCTTCCTGGGCGCCGACGGGATGAGCCCGGACGACTTTGCCCAGACGGTCAGCCTTTGGACCCGTGCGATGCAGGATTTCGAAGAGTTTATCGGCTGGTGA
- a CDS encoding chromosome segregation SMC family protein yields MRFSKLRLNGFKSFVDPTELVIADGLTGVVGPNGCGKSNLLEALRWVMGETRAKAMRGGGMEDVIFAGTTSRPARNFAEVSLQIDNSERLAPSGFNDSDILEIVRRITRDVGSAYKSNGKDVRARDVQMLFADASTGAHSPALVRQGQIAELINAKPKARRRILEEAAGISGLYQRRHEAELKLKNTEGNLLRVDDVIEQLAGQLAQLAKQARQAQRYREIGEKLRLSEGMLLYRRWREADEARLASEDELRARVEQASKAEALVRAAAAQRGTFEEKLPPLREEEAIAAAVLQRLVVQRDSLSDQEAQARQAIERLSSRIIQLGNDIERESGLNNDAGQTIERLEWEQRELSKAGEGHDGRLAEAAELARDAGSILQAREDHLAQVTEDVARLAARHQSARRAVEDCQRALGRSDGEAEKARAAQSEARQALGLAAEKFEAATAAEEEAREASEAAEEALAAADELRTETQSLEAEARSQRSEAEGELGALRAEVTALAKLVERDTAEGGQILDELTVAPGYEKALGAALADDLRAPLAEADGPTGWVSLPGYDHDAELPEGVQPLSLFVSGPEALSRRVAQIGLVDGDAAAGLQAQLKPGQRLVTVEGDLWRWDGYRAWAEDAPSAAALRLEQLNKLEALKQDMERVSAKAEGARGAHEMLLRKLEEVTLADQNARQARRLADQRVADSARALSRAEADRNLAEGKLETLGIAVSRHEEDALNAGLQLKEAEKALGELGDLDQARAAVEEIKQSVEAARITMLTHRSSHDELRREGEARTKRAQEVTKELSGWRHRLNSAKQRIEELAERREASQEELEEANAVPAEIAEKREELNEAISGAEARKSAATEALISAEAELREAVQKERECERLASEAREARARSEARSDAAKDAVTQAAGRIIEAQQITPQALLEKLGVSPDEMPPSEGLEADVDRYKRQRDALGAVNLRAEEDARGVQNEHDTLVAEKLDLEGAVKTLRDGIASLNREGRERLLTAFEQVNSSFAMLFTHLFGGGEANLVMVESDDPLDAGLEIMCQPPGKKLSTLSLLSGGEQTLTAMALIFAVFLSNPAPICVLDEVDAPLDDANVTRFCDLLDEMCRQTDTRFLIITHHAVTMARMDRLFGVTMQEKGVSQLVSVDLKKAEAMVA; encoded by the coding sequence TTGCGGTTTTCCAAGCTCAGGCTGAACGGCTTCAAAAGCTTTGTTGATCCTACCGAACTGGTCATTGCCGATGGGCTGACAGGGGTTGTGGGTCCAAACGGTTGCGGCAAATCCAATCTTCTCGAAGCTTTGCGCTGGGTAATGGGCGAGACCCGTGCCAAGGCAATGCGCGGCGGCGGCATGGAGGACGTGATCTTTGCCGGCACCACGTCGCGGCCTGCGCGCAACTTTGCTGAGGTGAGCCTGCAGATCGACAACTCGGAACGGCTGGCGCCCTCCGGTTTCAATGACAGCGATATTCTGGAGATCGTGCGGCGGATCACCCGTGATGTGGGCAGCGCCTATAAATCCAACGGCAAGGACGTGCGGGCGCGCGATGTGCAGATGCTGTTTGCCGATGCTTCCACCGGGGCGCATTCGCCGGCGCTGGTCCGGCAGGGGCAGATTGCCGAGCTGATCAATGCCAAGCCCAAGGCGCGGCGGCGCATCCTTGAGGAGGCGGCGGGGATCTCCGGCCTCTACCAGCGCCGCCATGAGGCGGAGCTGAAGCTCAAGAACACCGAGGGCAACCTGCTGCGCGTCGATGACGTGATCGAGCAGCTGGCAGGGCAGCTGGCGCAGCTGGCCAAACAGGCACGGCAGGCGCAGCGCTACCGCGAGATCGGCGAAAAGCTGCGGCTGTCCGAAGGCATGCTGCTCTACCGCCGCTGGCGCGAGGCGGATGAGGCGCGGCTGGCTTCCGAGGATGAATTGCGGGCGCGGGTCGAGCAGGCGTCGAAGGCCGAGGCGCTGGTGCGCGCGGCAGCGGCGCAGCGCGGTACGTTTGAGGAAAAACTGCCCCCTTTGCGCGAGGAAGAGGCCATTGCCGCCGCTGTCCTGCAGCGGCTTGTGGTGCAGCGGGACTCGCTGAGTGATCAGGAAGCGCAGGCGCGCCAGGCTATCGAGCGGCTCAGCAGCCGGATTATCCAGCTGGGCAATGACATCGAGCGCGAGTCCGGGCTGAACAATGACGCGGGTCAAACCATCGAGCGGCTGGAATGGGAGCAGCGCGAGCTGTCCAAGGCCGGCGAGGGCCACGACGGCCGGCTGGCCGAGGCGGCGGAGCTGGCCCGCGATGCAGGGTCGATCCTGCAGGCGCGCGAGGACCATCTGGCGCAGGTGACCGAGGATGTCGCGCGTCTGGCGGCCCGCCACCAGTCGGCACGCCGTGCGGTCGAGGACTGCCAGCGGGCGCTTGGCCGCTCGGATGGCGAGGCGGAAAAGGCCCGTGCGGCGCAGAGCGAGGCGCGGCAGGCGCTGGGTCTCGCTGCAGAGAAATTCGAGGCCGCCACGGCGGCCGAGGAGGAGGCCCGCGAGGCCTCTGAAGCGGCGGAAGAGGCGCTGGCGGCGGCGGACGAGCTGCGGACGGAGACCCAGAGCCTTGAGGCGGAGGCGCGCTCGCAGCGCTCGGAAGCCGAAGGCGAGCTGGGGGCGTTGCGTGCCGAGGTGACCGCGCTGGCCAAGCTGGTGGAGCGCGACACGGCCGAGGGCGGCCAGATCCTGGACGAGCTGACTGTGGCGCCGGGGTACGAAAAGGCGCTGGGGGCGGCTCTGGCCGATGACCTGAGGGCGCCGCTGGCGGAAGCGGACGGGCCGACAGGCTGGGTCTCCCTGCCGGGCTATGACCACGATGCAGAGCTTCCGGAGGGCGTGCAGCCGCTGTCGCTGTTTGTCTCCGGGCCGGAGGCGCTGTCGCGCCGGGTGGCGCAGATCGGGCTGGTGGATGGCGATGCCGCCGCTGGGCTGCAGGCGCAGCTGAAGCCGGGGCAGCGGCTGGTGACGGTTGAGGGCGACCTGTGGCGCTGGGACGGCTACCGCGCCTGGGCCGAAGATGCGCCGAGCGCCGCTGCGCTGCGCCTGGAGCAGCTGAACAAGCTTGAAGCGCTGAAGCAGGACATGGAGCGTGTCAGCGCCAAGGCCGAGGGCGCCCGCGGCGCGCATGAAATGCTGCTGCGCAAGCTGGAAGAGGTGACGCTGGCCGACCAGAACGCCCGCCAGGCGCGGCGGCTGGCGGATCAGCGGGTGGCGGATTCGGCCCGCGCGCTGAGCCGGGCGGAGGCGGACCGCAACCTGGCCGAGGGCAAGCTGGAAACCCTGGGCATTGCGGTTTCCCGCCACGAGGAAGATGCGCTGAATGCCGGCCTGCAGCTGAAAGAGGCGGAAAAGGCGCTGGGCGAGCTTGGCGATCTGGATCAGGCGCGCGCGGCTGTTGAGGAGATCAAGCAGTCGGTTGAGGCCGCGCGGATCACCATGCTGACCCACCGTTCCAGCCATGACGAGCTGCGCCGCGAGGGAGAGGCCCGCACCAAGCGCGCGCAGGAGGTGACCAAGGAGCTGTCGGGCTGGCGCCACCGGCTGAACAGCGCCAAACAGCGGATCGAGGAGCTGGCGGAGCGCCGCGAAGCCTCGCAGGAGGAACTGGAGGAGGCCAACGCGGTCCCGGCGGAGATTGCTGAAAAGCGGGAAGAGCTGAACGAGGCGATTTCCGGTGCCGAGGCGCGCAAGTCTGCCGCTACCGAGGCGCTGATCTCCGCCGAGGCCGAGCTGCGCGAAGCGGTTCAAAAGGAGCGCGAATGCGAGCGGCTGGCGTCTGAGGCGCGCGAGGCGCGGGCGCGCTCCGAGGCGCGCAGCGATGCGGCCAAGGATGCGGTGACCCAGGCCGCGGGCCGCATCATCGAGGCCCAGCAGATCACCCCGCAGGCCCTGCTGGAGAAGCTGGGCGTGTCGCCGGACGAAATGCCGCCTTCGGAAGGCTTGGAGGCCGATGTCGACCGCTACAAGCGCCAGCGCGACGCTCTGGGCGCGGTGAACCTGCGCGCCGAGGAAGACGCCCGCGGCGTGCAGAACGAGCACGACACGCTGGTTGCCGAGAAACTGGACCTGGAAGGCGCGGTCAAGACCCTGCGCGACGGCATTGCCAGTTTGAACCGTGAGGGCCGCGAGCGGCTGCTGACCGCGTTTGAGCAGGTGAACAGCAGCTTTGCCATGCTGTTCACCCATTTGTTCGGCGGCGGCGAGGCCAATCTGGTGATGGTCGAAAGCGACGACCCGCTCGATGCGGGGCTTGAGATCATGTGCCAGCCGCCGGGCAAGAAGCTGTCGACCCTGTCGCTGCTGTCGGGCGGCGAGCAGACGCTGACCGCGATGGCGCTGATCTTTGCGGTGTTCCTGTCGAACCCGGCGCCGATCTGTGTGCTAGACGAGGTCGACGCGCCGCTGGACGACGCCAACGTCACCCGTTTCTGCGACCTGCTGGACGAGATGTGCCGCCAGACTGACACCCGCTTTTTGATCATCACCCACCACGCGGTGACGATGGCGCGGATGGACCGGCTTTTCGGCGTCACGATGCAGGAAAAAGGCGTCAGCCAGCTGGTTTCGGTTGACCTGAAGAAAGCAGAGGCGATGGTGGCCTGA